In the Sarcophilus harrisii chromosome 1, mSarHar1.11, whole genome shotgun sequence genome, one interval contains:
- the LOC105749000 gene encoding zinc finger protein OZF-like, which yields MGPGSLGPPPLEVVTFKDVAVDFSQEEWSLLDHSQKELCKEVMLENAWNLLFLGLPVLREDVIFYFNQREAPWVTDQEGLRSCQPEGEMELEMKETTADLSFSVLESHKQRFMSDSPCALPWREICVACEIVDSGEKQGGMSSKSSPFSKSYQGFHIGEKLYECKQCGKSFTKKGHLTIHQRIHTGEKPYECKQCGKAFRYKTSLIGHQGIHTGEKPYECKQCGKAFGYKTSLIGHQRIHTEEKPYECYQCGKSFRQRESLAAHQRIHTGEKPYECSYCGTAFRQRRNLTRHQRIHTGEKPYACYQCGKAFRQRTTFTRHQRVHTGEKLYECNQCGKSFTDNRSLILHQSMHTGDKPYECNQGGKALKQRRSLSRHQRIHTGEKPYACYHCGKAFRHRGALTVHQRTHTGEKPYECKQCEETFRYKKSLNVHQKIHTGEKTYASIQQGKGFIKI from the exons ATGGGCCCTGGGAGCCTCGGACCTCCTCCCCTG GAGGTGGTGACATTCAAAGATGTGGCTGTGGACTTCAGCCAGGAGGAGTGGAGCCTCTTAGACCATTCTCAGAAGGAGTTGTGCAAGGAGGTCATGCTGGAGAATGCCTGGAACCTGCTCTTCCTGG GACTTCCAGTTCTCAGAGAAGATGTGATCTTTTATTTTAACCAAAGGGAAGCACCATGGGTGACAGACCAAGAAGGCCTGAGAAGCTGCCAACCAG aagGAGAGATGGAACTTGAAATGAAGGAAACTACTGCAGACCTAAGCTTTTCTGTGCTAGAAAGTCACAAGCAAAGATTCATGAGTGATAGTCCCTGTGCCTTGCCTTGGAGAGAAATCTGTGTGGCATGTGAGATCGTCGACTCTGGAGAGAAGCAAGGTGGAATGTCTAGTAAGAGCTCTCCTTTCTCTAAAAGCTATCAGGGATTCCACATTGGAGAGAAACTGTATGAATGTAAGCAATGTGGAAAGTCTTTTACAAAAAAGGGGCATCTTActatacatcagagaatccatactggagagaaaccttatgaatgtaagcagtgtggaaaggcttttagataTAAAACAAGTCTTATTGGACATCAgggaatccatactggagagaaaccttatgaatgtaagcagtgtggaaaggcttttggATATAAAACAAGTCTTAttggacatcagagaatccacactgaagAGAAACCATATGAATGTTACCAATGTGGAAAGAGTTTTAGGCAAAGAGAAAGTCTTgctgcacatcagagaatccacactggagaaaaaccttatgaatgcagCTATTGTGGAACGGCCTTTAGACAAAGGCGAAATCTTACTAGacatcaaagaatccacactggagagaaaccatatgCATGTtaccaatgtggaaaggcctttagACAAAGGACAACTTTTACTAGACATCAGAGagtccacactggagagaagctttatgaatgtaaccaatgtggaaagagTTTTACAGACAATAGATCACTTATTCTACATCAATCAATGCACACTGGAGACAAACCATATGAATGTAATCAAGGTGGAAAGGccttaaaacaaaggagaagTTTATctagacatcagagaatccacactggagagaaaccatatgCATGTTACCACTGTGGAAAGGCCTTTAGGCACAGGGGAGCTCTTACTGTACATCAAAgaacccacactggagagaaaccttatgaatgtaagcaGTGTGAAGAGACTTTTAGGTATAAGAAAAGTCTTAATGTACATCAGAAAATTCACACAGGAGAGAAAACTTACGCATCTATCCAACAAGGAAAGGgctttataaaaatatga